A single genomic interval of Alistipes provencensis harbors:
- a CDS encoding DUF6786 family protein — protein sequence MKTYGEARSFMETYGVQGVELSDESGRARIYLVPAWQGRVMTSTSTGPEGPGYGWINRSLIASGVRKSQFNPFGGEERFWLGPEGGPFSLYFAPGAEQVYANWQVPAALDTEPFRVVGRDARQVRFEAGMSLRNATGTRFEVGVARRVELLSHRQAEAALRHALSPELALVAYRSENRIGNCGPDAWTPEGGAPSVWMLGMFTPSPSTTVFLPCDGEDVETAVNSDYFGTLPADRLSVSGGLVCLRIDGAFRSKIGLPAGRDTGLCGSYDAAAHQLTLVRYRRSTTGDRYVESRWGQQTDPFGGDVVNAYNDGPTETGEVMGPFYEIETSSPAAFLRPGETLCHTQEVFHLQGDEALLEELLRGLIPGGLRAVKEAFNY from the coding sequence ATGAAAACTTACGGTGAAGCGCGCTCATTTATGGAGACTTACGGCGTTCAGGGCGTGGAACTGTCCGATGAATCGGGACGTGCCCGGATCTATCTGGTTCCGGCGTGGCAGGGACGTGTGATGACCTCGACCTCGACCGGACCCGAGGGGCCCGGCTACGGCTGGATAAACCGTTCGCTGATCGCTTCGGGGGTCCGGAAATCCCAGTTCAATCCCTTTGGCGGTGAGGAGCGTTTCTGGCTTGGGCCCGAGGGCGGCCCCTTCTCGCTCTACTTTGCACCCGGCGCCGAGCAGGTCTATGCCAACTGGCAGGTCCCGGCGGCGCTGGACACCGAGCCTTTCCGGGTGGTCGGCCGCGACGCCCGGCAGGTGCGCTTCGAGGCCGGGATGTCGCTTCGGAATGCCACCGGAACCCGCTTTGAGGTGGGTGTGGCGCGGCGTGTCGAGCTGCTTTCGCACCGACAGGCCGAGGCGGCGCTGCGGCATGCCTTGTCGCCGGAACTCGCTTTGGTGGCCTACCGCAGCGAGAACCGCATCGGGAACTGTGGTCCGGACGCTTGGACGCCCGAGGGCGGCGCTCCGTCGGTCTGGATGCTCGGGATGTTCACGCCGTCGCCGTCGACGACGGTCTTCCTGCCCTGCGACGGGGAGGATGTCGAAACGGCTGTCAACAGCGACTATTTCGGAACGCTCCCGGCCGATCGGCTCTCCGTGTCCGGAGGGCTCGTATGCCTGCGGATCGACGGTGCTTTCCGGTCGAAGATCGGCCTGCCCGCGGGCCGCGATACGGGACTTTGCGGCAGTTACGACGCGGCGGCGCACCAACTGACGCTGGTCCGCTACCGGCGTTCCACGACGGGCGACCGTTATGTGGAGAGCCGCTGGGGGCAGCAGACAGACCCTTTCGGCGGGGACGTCGTCAACGCCTACAACGACGGGCCGACCGAAACCGGCGAGGTGATGGGCCCGTTCTATGAGATTGAAACCTCCTCGCCGGCGGCCTTCCTGCGGCCCGGCGAGACGCTGTGCCACACGCAGGAGGTCTTCCACCTGCAGGGGGACGAGGCCCTGCTCGAAGAGCTCCTCCGCGGACTGATACCCGGAGGATTGCGGGCTGTGAAAGAGGCATTTAACTATTAA
- a CDS encoding ribulokinase, whose amino-acid sequence MQSRTNYLLGVDFGSDSVRCLVVDAADGSELASAVVAYPRWAERLYCDPSHNRYRQHPLDYIESLETSVRKALAACGRDVADAVRGISFDTTASTPALTDGKGTPLALLPEFAEEPDAMFILWKDHTALAEADRINDLAKKWEIDYTRYSGGTYSCEWVWAKMLHCLRHSPRLLPAAYSWVEHCDWISALLVGDTMPETIARSRCVAGHKAMWHASWGGLPAPEFLETVDPLLRVFRGHLYSQTVTGDACVGRLCGEWAARLGLRAGIAVGVGAIDCHVGAVGAGIVPGTLVKVMGTSTCDIVVGTYEEVGSRAVHGICGQVDGSVLPGYIGFEAGQAAFGDLYAWFRRVMAWPLRQIAESDPQLEERILGELTAEAERLPLTDEDPVALDWHNGRRTPDADPRVRGALDGLTLATSAPAIYKALVEATVFGSRAINERMLEEGVPIDNILAIGGIARKSPFVMQTMADVIGVPIRVVDSDQACALGAAMFAAVAAGLYPSVPEAQRAMCPGFSDEYLPDMERHAIYDRLYDRYLKLGGRR is encoded by the coding sequence ATGCAATCTCGAACCAACTATCTTTTGGGCGTCGATTTCGGGAGCGATTCCGTGCGGTGCCTCGTCGTCGACGCTGCCGACGGGTCGGAGCTCGCCTCGGCGGTGGTGGCTTATCCCCGGTGGGCCGAACGGCTCTATTGCGACCCCTCGCACAACCGCTACCGTCAGCATCCGCTCGATTACATCGAGTCTTTGGAGACGTCGGTCCGCAAGGCTTTGGCGGCCTGCGGACGCGATGTCGCCGACGCCGTTCGCGGCATCTCCTTCGACACCACGGCCTCGACCCCGGCGCTGACCGATGGCAAAGGCACTCCGCTGGCCCTGCTGCCCGAATTTGCCGAGGAACCCGATGCGATGTTTATCCTCTGGAAGGACCATACGGCCCTCGCCGAAGCGGACAGAATAAACGATTTAGCAAAAAAATGGGAGATCGACTATACCCGTTACAGCGGCGGCACTTACTCCTGCGAATGGGTCTGGGCCAAGATGCTCCACTGCCTGCGCCATTCGCCCCGGCTGCTGCCGGCGGCCTATTCGTGGGTGGAGCACTGCGACTGGATAAGCGCCCTGCTGGTCGGCGACACGATGCCCGAGACGATCGCCCGCAGCCGCTGCGTGGCAGGGCACAAGGCGATGTGGCATGCCTCGTGGGGCGGTCTTCCCGCACCGGAGTTTTTGGAAACGGTCGATCCGCTGCTGCGCGTCTTCCGCGGGCACCTCTATTCCCAAACCGTTACGGGCGACGCATGCGTCGGGCGGTTGTGCGGCGAGTGGGCTGCCCGGCTGGGACTGAGGGCGGGCATCGCCGTCGGCGTGGGGGCCATCGACTGCCATGTCGGGGCCGTCGGGGCCGGTATCGTCCCCGGAACGCTGGTCAAGGTGATGGGAACTTCGACGTGCGATATCGTGGTCGGCACTTACGAGGAGGTCGGCAGTCGTGCCGTGCACGGCATCTGCGGTCAGGTCGACGGTTCGGTATTGCCCGGATATATCGGTTTCGAGGCCGGGCAGGCCGCTTTCGGCGACCTGTATGCTTGGTTCCGGCGGGTGATGGCGTGGCCGCTGCGGCAGATTGCCGAAAGCGACCCGCAGCTCGAAGAGCGAATCCTCGGGGAACTGACGGCCGAGGCTGAACGTCTGCCCTTGACGGACGAGGACCCCGTGGCGCTCGACTGGCACAACGGACGCCGGACGCCCGATGCCGATCCCCGGGTGCGGGGTGCGCTGGACGGGCTGACCCTTGCGACGTCGGCGCCGGCGATTTACAAAGCGCTGGTCGAAGCGACGGTCTTCGGCTCCCGGGCCATCAACGAGCGGATGCTCGAAGAGGGCGTGCCCATCGACAACATCCTCGCCATCGGCGGCATTGCCCGCAAATCGCCTTTCGTGATGCAGACGATGGCCGACGTCATCGGCGTTCCGATCCGGGTGGTCGACAGCGATCAGGCCTGCGCTCTGGGGGCGGCGATGTTCGCGGCGGTTGCCGCTGGACTCTACCCGTCGGTGCCGGAGGCCCAGCGGGCGATGTGTCCCGGTTTTTCGGACGAATACCTGCCCGATATGGAACGGCATGCGATTTACGACCGTCTCTATGACCGCTATTTGAAACTCGGAGGCCGTCGGTAA
- a CDS encoding 6-pyruvoyl trahydropterin synthase family protein has translation MTVIRLTKEFSFEAAHALDGYDGPCREIHGHSYRLFVTVKGRPVEDAENPKCGMVMDFGVLKRIVSEEIVSCFDHALVLRDSASGAELRRVLAARFGNIVTVGYQPTCENMLADFARRIAVRLPEGVALHSLKLHETATSFAEWFADDNE, from the coding sequence ATGACAGTGATCAGATTGACCAAGGAATTTTCGTTCGAGGCGGCGCATGCCCTCGACGGATACGACGGGCCGTGCCGTGAGATACACGGGCACTCCTACCGGTTGTTCGTGACGGTGAAAGGCCGCCCGGTCGAAGATGCGGAGAATCCCAAATGCGGGATGGTGATGGACTTCGGGGTGCTGAAGCGGATCGTCAGCGAGGAGATCGTCTCGTGTTTCGACCATGCGCTGGTGCTCCGGGATTCGGCGTCGGGCGCGGAATTGCGCCGCGTGCTCGCCGCGCGGTTCGGCAACATCGTGACGGTCGGTTACCAGCCCACCTGCGAGAACATGCTCGCCGATTTCGCCCGCCGCATTGCTGTCCGGCTCCCCGAAGGTGTTGCGCTCCATTCGCTGAAGCTCCACGAAACCGCAACCTCGTTTGCCGAATGGTTCGCCGACGACAACGAATGA
- the polA gene encoding DNA polymerase I — protein sequence MKKLFLVDAYALIFKYYYAFLGRPMRNRAGMNTSVVFGFVKFLRDIQKRERPDLLGVAFDPKGGSFRRDIFPEYKANRTETPEDILLSVPYVKRVLEAMCIPILEVAGYEADDVIGTLSQKGVEAGYDVYMVTPDKDYGQLVRDNCRIYKQRGAEGSIEIVGREAIREKYGIDDPQLVRDILALWGDASDNIPGVPGIGEKSACKLVQEWGTVENILDNVSKIKGKQGEKIAEWADNLRLAKRLTTICLDVPIELREEDLTVCDPHVDELRGLFAELDFKAFMNDLNNLAPPEALPEGPRQEAQTQLAEMARAKSAAAKKAALVGQGNLFGDPVVQMPEAQDVPVAELQAEADAMQLATAQNTPHEYTLVESAAHLREVIAEVGKYEEFCFDTETTGFDIFNDRIVGLSLAVEPFKAWYVPFKEENTPQYAEIVRPLFENENIAKIGQNIKFDLMVLRRLGIAIRGRKYDTMILHYLLDPESRHNMNALSERYLNYKPIEIESLIGKGSKQLTMDLVNIERVKEYAAEDADVTLRLKHELYPMVEKIGLQHLYFEVEEPMIEVLADIEMAGVRIDTGALAVYAVELNRKLAELEAAIRTEAGESNLNINSARQLGEVLFAKMRIAEKPKMTKTKQFCTDEDYLQSFARKHRIVDLILEYRGVKKLLSTYVEALPQLVNRTTGRIHTSFNQAVTATGRLSSTNPNLQNIPVRDDMGRRIRKAFIPSDDDHLLLSADYSQVELRLMAHLSGDESLIAAFEHGEDIHTATAAKLFNKSLEEVTSEERRRAKTANFGIIYGISAFGLSQRLEIPRKEAKEIIDGYFASYPKVKEYMDNVVEKAKEEGFVSTIFGRRRYLNDISSHNAVARGLAERNAVNAPIQGSAADIMKIAMINVHRRFIAEGIRSRVILQVHDELVVDMLRSEQERVTAIVTECMESAANLKVRLIADAGVGDNWLEAH from the coding sequence ATGAAAAAACTCTTTCTGGTCGACGCCTATGCGTTGATTTTCAAGTATTACTATGCCTTTCTGGGGCGCCCGATGCGCAACCGCGCGGGGATGAACACCTCCGTGGTGTTCGGGTTCGTGAAGTTCCTGCGCGACATCCAGAAACGCGAACGGCCCGACCTGCTGGGTGTGGCCTTCGATCCCAAGGGCGGCAGCTTCCGCCGCGACATTTTTCCGGAATACAAGGCCAACCGCACCGAAACGCCCGAGGATATCCTCTTGTCGGTACCCTATGTCAAGCGGGTGCTCGAGGCGATGTGCATCCCGATCCTCGAGGTCGCGGGCTATGAGGCCGACGACGTGATCGGAACCCTCTCGCAAAAGGGCGTCGAGGCCGGTTACGATGTCTACATGGTCACTCCGGACAAGGACTACGGGCAGTTGGTGCGCGATAACTGCCGCATCTACAAGCAGCGGGGCGCCGAGGGGAGCATCGAGATCGTGGGACGCGAGGCTATCCGCGAGAAGTACGGCATCGACGATCCCCAACTGGTGCGCGACATTCTCGCGTTGTGGGGCGACGCCTCGGACAACATCCCCGGCGTGCCGGGCATCGGCGAAAAGAGCGCCTGCAAACTGGTGCAGGAGTGGGGAACGGTCGAGAACATCCTCGACAACGTTTCGAAGATCAAGGGCAAGCAGGGCGAGAAGATTGCTGAGTGGGCCGACAACCTGCGGCTGGCCAAGCGCCTGACGACCATTTGTCTCGACGTGCCGATCGAACTCCGCGAGGAGGACCTCACGGTCTGCGATCCCCATGTCGACGAACTGCGCGGGCTTTTTGCCGAGCTCGATTTCAAGGCCTTCATGAATGACCTTAACAACCTCGCGCCGCCCGAGGCGCTGCCCGAAGGTCCCCGGCAGGAGGCGCAGACCCAGTTGGCGGAGATGGCCCGTGCCAAGTCCGCTGCGGCGAAGAAAGCCGCGCTGGTGGGTCAGGGCAACCTGTTCGGCGATCCCGTGGTGCAGATGCCGGAGGCTCAGGATGTTCCCGTCGCCGAACTGCAGGCCGAAGCCGACGCGATGCAACTGGCGACGGCCCAGAACACGCCCCACGAATACACGCTCGTGGAGAGTGCCGCGCACTTGCGCGAGGTGATCGCCGAGGTCGGGAAATACGAGGAGTTCTGCTTCGACACGGAGACCACCGGATTCGACATCTTCAACGACCGGATCGTCGGCCTGTCGCTCGCCGTGGAGCCTTTCAAGGCGTGGTACGTCCCCTTCAAGGAGGAGAACACACCCCAATATGCGGAGATCGTGCGGCCGCTGTTCGAGAATGAGAATATCGCCAAGATCGGCCAGAACATCAAGTTCGACCTGATGGTGCTGCGCCGGCTGGGCATTGCGATCCGGGGCCGCAAGTACGACACGATGATCCTCCACTACCTGCTCGATCCCGAGTCGCGCCACAACATGAACGCCCTTTCGGAGCGCTACCTCAACTACAAGCCCATCGAGATCGAATCGCTGATCGGAAAGGGTTCCAAGCAGTTGACGATGGACCTCGTGAATATCGAGCGTGTCAAGGAGTACGCCGCCGAGGATGCCGACGTGACCCTGCGGCTCAAGCATGAACTCTACCCGATGGTCGAGAAGATCGGTCTTCAGCACCTCTATTTCGAGGTCGAGGAGCCGATGATTGAAGTGTTGGCCGACATCGAGATGGCGGGCGTAAGGATCGACACCGGGGCGCTGGCCGTCTATGCCGTCGAGCTGAACCGCAAGCTGGCCGAACTGGAGGCGGCGATCCGTACCGAGGCCGGCGAGTCGAACCTGAACATCAACTCCGCGCGTCAGTTGGGCGAGGTGCTGTTTGCGAAGATGCGCATCGCCGAGAAACCCAAGATGACCAAGACCAAACAGTTCTGCACCGACGAGGATTACCTCCAGTCGTTCGCCCGCAAACACCGCATCGTGGACCTGATTCTCGAGTACCGGGGCGTCAAGAAACTGCTTTCGACCTATGTCGAGGCGCTGCCCCAGTTGGTCAACCGCACCACGGGGCGCATTCACACCTCGTTCAATCAGGCCGTGACCGCCACCGGGCGCCTCTCGTCGACCAACCCCAACCTGCAGAACATCCCGGTCCGCGACGACATGGGCCGCCGCATCCGCAAGGCGTTCATCCCCTCGGACGATGACCACCTGCTGCTCTCGGCCGACTACAGTCAGGTCGAACTGCGCCTGATGGCCCACCTTTCGGGCGACGAGTCGCTGATTGCGGCCTTCGAGCACGGCGAGGACATCCACACCGCCACCGCCGCCAAACTGTTCAACAAGTCGCTGGAGGAGGTGACCTCCGAGGAGCGGCGCCGGGCCAAGACGGCCAATTTCGGCATCATCTACGGCATCTCGGCCTTCGGCCTGAGCCAGCGGCTCGAAATCCCTCGCAAGGAGGCCAAAGAGATCATCGACGGCTATTTCGCCTCCTATCCCAAGGTCAAGGAGTACATGGACAACGTGGTCGAGAAGGCCAAGGAGGAGGGCTTCGTCTCGACGATCTTCGGCCGCCGCCGCTACCTCAACGACATCTCGTCGCACAACGCCGTGGCGCGCGGACTGGCCGAGCGCAACGCCGTGAACGCCCCGATACAGGGCTCTGCGGCCGACATCATGAAGATCGCCATGATCAACGTCCACCGCCGTTTTATCGCCGAGGGCATCCGTTCACGGGTGATTCTGCAGGTGCATGACGAATTGGTCGTGGACATGCTCCGCTCGGAGCAGGAGCGCGTCACGGCCATCGTCACTGAGTGCATGGAGTCCGCGGCGAACCTCAAGGTGCGGCTCATCGCCGATGCCGGCGTCGGCGACAACTGGCTCGAAGCGCATTGA
- a CDS encoding peptidase associated domain and porin domain-containing protein: MTDPIPSCLRSLFTLCFCLCLFLPVNGQEVIVMSNMIRPPSSARTVIYVQDSLTKEPLVGATVRIVSGKDTIAYATVKSMQLTVASARCECFRRFRHPVELTVSFIGYKPFSKRYEANDFVGNIDVNLAEDERQIAAVEVRGDRIAMIIRGDTTIYDAAAFKTLPGDRLGELLKQLPGIEVRDGSIFANGAEIKRVYVDGQTFFGDDTKAALRDLTTADIKDVKVYDEDNPVAKRIGDTRAPKDKVMDVTTKSKPKIIKNIMLAASGGVSTQADYNGKHTARHDERAVISLNTPQNSMSLMGYNGSNAGQRLGLNAMSNYTPPTPSRYTEINGSYSHRKGDSLKYGINVSVYLDRSETEQQSMTDYFPTEVYEIRRVESQSNALTKNNTYNLGGLFTHARQTHMLQARITGSYGTQSNLGTNRMTDRTDGNVLSQLRQSLSDRDSKTLEASVSYSLGLKNDAFITTSVSSEYSKNNRDGWTVDTLETTSFKTNLRNAGDGSVWNVRGQFVFTKNVSESSSIDLRYDFTYRNERSQERSVDFLNDPLGVPDLLNTYDYTVNASHNTLTLGYTFRPNRKVRFGAGIGGNVTVANRDERLPYDAYTPRTFWSVIPSLDFSYRFSPQKNLSFRAQSRVDDISLEQLRGVIDTRNPLLLRVGNPDLKQPLKTDFSLVYNQQIAERSFNWAARFDGSHTLHYIADKTIYFTQETPLPEYDYTAQRGATLSTFDNAGGYLNLNASLSMSKQFKAIRTTIRSKLEYGYSQVPFFLNGVARTTDQHSMQLEFYLTGGFSSHLTPEIRCTAQIGEFASGPYGKSRYLDAQINGALRSRFAEKYEASAIVFYNLYRNDVSKQAARDAVYCNADIGRKFGAKNRLGLLTGVVDIFNQGQNRRTQVVNDYITTSQTALLGRYWYIEVSYTF, from the coding sequence ATGACCGACCCGATCCCGAGTTGTCTCCGCAGCCTGTTTACGCTGTGCTTCTGCCTGTGTCTTTTCCTGCCCGTAAACGGACAGGAGGTGATCGTCATGAGCAATATGATACGCCCCCCGAGCAGCGCCCGAACGGTGATCTATGTGCAGGACAGCCTGACCAAGGAGCCGCTAGTCGGGGCGACGGTTCGCATCGTATCCGGCAAGGATACGATTGCGTATGCAACGGTGAAAAGCATGCAACTCACCGTAGCCAGCGCCCGGTGCGAATGTTTCCGGCGATTCCGGCATCCGGTGGAGCTGACCGTGAGTTTCATAGGTTACAAACCCTTTTCGAAGCGATACGAAGCGAACGATTTTGTCGGCAATATCGACGTGAATCTGGCCGAAGACGAACGACAGATCGCCGCGGTGGAGGTGCGGGGCGACCGTATCGCCATGATTATCCGCGGCGACACGACCATCTACGATGCCGCCGCTTTCAAGACCCTGCCCGGGGACCGGCTCGGAGAACTGCTCAAACAACTGCCGGGTATCGAGGTCCGCGACGGGAGCATCTTCGCCAACGGGGCGGAGATCAAGCGCGTCTATGTCGACGGGCAGACCTTCTTCGGCGACGACACGAAGGCTGCGCTCCGGGACCTGACGACGGCGGATATCAAAGATGTGAAGGTCTACGACGAGGACAATCCCGTGGCGAAACGCATCGGCGACACCCGGGCCCCGAAAGACAAGGTGATGGACGTCACCACGAAGAGCAAGCCCAAGATAATCAAGAATATTATGCTCGCGGCATCCGGAGGCGTCAGCACCCAGGCCGACTACAACGGCAAACATACGGCACGGCATGACGAGCGTGCCGTCATCAGCCTGAACACGCCCCAGAACAGCATGAGCCTGATGGGCTACAACGGCAGCAATGCCGGACAACGGTTAGGGCTAAACGCAATGTCGAACTACACCCCTCCGACACCATCCCGGTACACCGAAATAAACGGCAGTTACAGCCACCGGAAGGGCGACTCGCTGAAATACGGCATCAACGTTTCCGTATATCTTGACCGGAGTGAGACTGAACAGCAAAGTATGACCGACTATTTCCCGACCGAGGTTTACGAGATCCGCCGGGTGGAATCGCAGTCGAACGCGCTGACGAAAAACAATACCTATAATCTGGGCGGCCTCTTCACACATGCCCGTCAGACCCACATGCTGCAGGCCCGCATCACGGGAAGTTACGGTACACAGTCAAACCTCGGAACGAACCGGATGACCGACCGAACCGACGGAAACGTCCTCTCACAACTGCGTCAGAGCCTTTCGGACCGGGATTCGAAAACGCTGGAAGCCTCCGTCAGCTATTCGCTGGGGCTGAAAAACGACGCATTCATCACGACCTCGGTCTCCTCGGAGTATTCGAAAAACAACCGGGACGGCTGGACGGTCGATACGCTCGAAACGACGAGTTTCAAGACGAACCTGCGCAACGCCGGTGACGGCTCCGTCTGGAATGTGAGGGGACAGTTCGTCTTTACAAAGAATGTTTCGGAATCCTCGTCGATCGACCTGCGGTATGATTTCACATACCGGAACGAACGGTCGCAGGAACGGTCGGTCGACTTCCTCAACGACCCGCTGGGAGTCCCCGACCTGCTGAATACCTACGACTATACGGTCAATGCGAGCCACAACACCCTGACCCTAGGCTATACTTTCCGCCCGAACCGGAAGGTGCGCTTCGGAGCCGGCATCGGCGGCAATGTGACCGTCGCTAACCGCGACGAGCGGCTGCCCTACGATGCGTACACGCCCCGGACATTCTGGTCGGTGATCCCCAGTCTGGATTTCTCATATCGTTTCTCCCCGCAGAAGAACCTCTCTTTCAGGGCGCAGTCGCGCGTAGACGATATTTCGCTTGAACAACTGCGCGGCGTGATCGACACGCGCAACCCCCTGCTGCTGCGCGTGGGAAATCCCGACCTGAAACAACCCCTGAAGACCGATTTCTCGCTTGTTTACAACCAGCAGATCGCCGAAAGGAGTTTCAACTGGGCTGCCCGGTTCGACGGCAGCCATACGCTCCACTACATCGCCGACAAGACCATCTATTTCACCCAAGAGACCCCGCTGCCCGAATACGACTACACGGCGCAGCGCGGGGCCACGCTCTCCACATTCGACAATGCCGGGGGATACCTCAACCTGAATGCCTCGCTGTCGATGAGCAAGCAATTCAAGGCCATACGCACGACGATCCGGAGCAAACTGGAATACGGTTATTCGCAGGTTCCGTTCTTCCTGAACGGCGTCGCCCGGACAACGGACCAGCACTCCATGCAACTGGAGTTCTACCTGACTGGCGGCTTCTCCTCGCACCTCACGCCCGAAATCCGCTGCACAGCGCAGATCGGGGAGTTCGCCAGCGGTCCCTACGGCAAGAGCCGCTACCTCGACGCACAGATCAACGGCGCCCTGCGTTCACGCTTCGCCGAAAAATACGAGGCCAGCGCGATAGTCTTCTACAACCTCTACCGCAACGACGTCTCGAAGCAGGCGGCCCGCGACGCGGTCTACTGCAACGCCGATATCGGCCGCAAATTCGGCGCGAAAAACCGGCTGGGCTTACTGACGGGCGTGGTAGACATCTTCAATCAGGGCCAGAACCGCCGGACGCAGGTGGTCAACGATTACATCACGACTTCGCAGACGGCACTGCTCGGACGCTACTGGTATATCGAGGTCTCCTATACCTTCTAA
- a CDS encoding nitroreductase family protein: MEFKELIAKRRSVRKFLDRPVPREVVDRILAEALTAPSARNTRSTRLLVVDDPALVARMADMRDYGSGFLTGAPLAIVVLGDTSSSDLWRENAAIAATVVQLACVDEGLASCWVHINGRPRRKDVPDGEKAADYLRTFLPIPDGCEPLCAIAAGYSDFTPAPLPAADDEARIIRLK, from the coding sequence ATGGAATTCAAGGAATTGATTGCAAAACGCCGCTCGGTGCGCAAATTCTTGGACCGCCCGGTGCCCCGCGAGGTCGTGGACCGCATCCTCGCCGAAGCCCTCACGGCCCCTTCGGCCCGCAACACGCGCTCGACACGCCTGCTGGTGGTCGACGATCCCGCGCTGGTGGCCCGCATGGCCGACATGCGCGACTACGGATCGGGATTCCTGACGGGTGCGCCGCTGGCGATCGTGGTGCTGGGCGACACGTCGTCGAGCGACCTGTGGCGCGAGAATGCCGCGATTGCGGCGACGGTGGTGCAACTGGCCTGCGTCGACGAGGGGCTGGCGTCGTGCTGGGTGCACATCAACGGACGCCCCCGGCGCAAGGATGTTCCCGACGGAGAGAAGGCTGCCGACTATCTCCGGACCTTCCTGCCCATTCCCGACGGCTGCGAACCCCTCTGCGCCATCGCCGCGGGGTACTCGGATTTCACCCCCGCCCCGCTGCCCGCCGCGGACGACGAGGCGCGGATTATCCGGCTCAAATAA
- a CDS encoding HAD family hydrolase: MEFRFTIALIYDFDGTLAPGNMQEYDFIPAVGKSNKEFWTEANTLAEEQDADMVLTYMARMIQEAKSKGLSLRREAFQDSGRRVTLFAGVKEWFSRINAYGAERGIRILHYINSSGMKEIIEGTEIAHEFRKIYACSFLYDVDGIAYWPAVAVNYTNKTQFIFKINKGVESVFDAKLVNRYIPENERPVPFKHMIYVGDGTTDIPCMRLVKNSGGHSIAVYNPDQKGARKEMASLIHDNRVSHVCPADYRADSEMDILVKTIIDKIDLDDKLEKLEVVR; encoded by the coding sequence ATGGAATTCAGATTCACCATAGCACTCATCTACGACTTCGACGGCACGTTGGCTCCGGGCAACATGCAGGAGTACGATTTCATTCCTGCCGTCGGCAAGAGCAACAAGGAGTTCTGGACCGAGGCCAACACGCTGGCCGAGGAGCAGGACGCCGACATGGTCCTCACATACATGGCCCGGATGATTCAGGAGGCCAAGTCGAAAGGCTTGTCGCTGCGCCGTGAGGCATTTCAGGACTCGGGCCGCCGCGTGACGCTCTTCGCGGGGGTCAAGGAGTGGTTTTCGCGCATCAACGCCTACGGCGCCGAGCGGGGCATCCGCATCCTGCACTACATCAACTCGTCGGGGATGAAGGAGATCATCGAGGGTACGGAGATCGCCCACGAGTTCCGCAAGATCTACGCCTGCTCGTTCCTCTACGACGTGGACGGCATCGCCTACTGGCCCGCCGTGGCGGTCAACTACACCAACAAGACGCAGTTCATCTTCAAGATCAACAAGGGCGTCGAGTCGGTCTTCGACGCGAAGCTGGTCAACCGCTATATCCCCGAGAACGAACGCCCCGTGCCGTTCAAGCACATGATCTATGTGGGCGACGGAACCACCGACATCCCCTGCATGCGGCTGGTCAAGAACTCCGGCGGCCACTCGATCGCGGTCTATAACCCCGACCAGAAGGGGGCCCGCAAGGAGATGGCTTCGCTGATCCACGACAACCGTGTGAGCCACGTCTGCCCGGCCGACTATCGGGCGGATTCGGAGATGGACATCCTCGTGAAGACCATCATCGACAAGATCGATCTCGACGACAAACTCGAAAAACTGGAAGTCGTCCGATAA
- a CDS encoding ATP-binding cassette domain-containing protein — protein sequence MISIDALRICDGERRLLDNVTMHLPANAVHGIAGEGRSALLKALYGLITPDAGRITAGGHPLRRCDVGLAEAEPRFWPGLTVRDHFDLVTRYNPGANPAVMLRRLPVPLDVEAAALPEAERKRLALILLLMRPKRVLLLDEPFRGLDIGSVFMLRQLILQLGSEGRTVLVAARLEELDGICDDFYVLGGGGVRGRYEHYEFARAVRATAASGIAEK from the coding sequence ATGATTTCGATTGACGCCCTGCGGATTTGCGACGGGGAGCGTCGGCTCCTCGACAACGTGACGATGCACCTCCCGGCGAATGCTGTCCACGGCATCGCGGGCGAAGGGCGGAGCGCGCTGTTGAAGGCGTTGTACGGGCTGATTACACCCGATGCGGGGCGCATCACCGCCGGGGGACATCCCCTTCGGCGGTGCGATGTGGGGCTTGCGGAGGCGGAACCTCGCTTCTGGCCCGGGCTGACGGTCCGCGACCATTTCGACCTTGTGACCCGTTATAACCCCGGGGCGAATCCCGCCGTCATGCTCCGGCGCCTGCCCGTGCCCCTCGACGTTGAAGCCGCGGCGCTTCCGGAGGCGGAACGGAAACGACTGGCGCTGATCCTGCTGCTGATGCGTCCCAAACGGGTCCTTTTGCTCGACGAACCCTTTCGCGGGCTCGATATCGGGAGCGTCTTCATGCTTCGCCAACTGATCCTGCAACTCGGCTCGGAGGGGCGCACGGTGCTCGTCGCCGCCCGGCTGGAGGAGCTCGACGGCATCTGCGACGATTTCTATGTGCTCGGCGGTGGCGGAGTCCGCGGCCGTTACGAACACTATGAGTTCGCCCGGGCGGTCCGGGCGACGGCCGCTTCGGGGATTGCGGAAAAATAA